In Hyperolius riggenbachi isolate aHypRig1 chromosome 1, aHypRig1.pri, whole genome shotgun sequence, the genomic window TCCAGAGGGTAATGggcggagagggattccctgctcaaaacgcccactaggggcattcctgcaggctttccccagCTGACATTGGGCAACTCTCTCCCCCAGGCTGTGCCCCCTTCTGTTACccagcctccctgcatgctatgaAAGAATCTgtctctccttccagcgtcgtcatctaagaggtcacaaaagtgaaagaaaGCTGGTACAGGCCAATGGAGTGGCGAAGGAGCGGCAgggatggcggctacctgatccgcccagccaCCCAGGGAaggtagcctagtttttttttttttgctttttttaataaaaaatcccAACCTCTGGCTTTCTTTAAGCTGAAACTGCCATTCATAGGCATAGCAACAACCCCTGAGACCCAGAGGCAAATGATCATGGAGCCATCTACAACCCTTGCACAGAAGAAGAGGGAGTGGTGTAATATCTACCTGGTCCAGCACTGCATcaggtctcctcttcctcccagcagccactcgctctatgctgccatcctccagctcccgatcacgtgacacgCATTGGGAGCCGGGAGATAACAGCATAAAGTGTATGAAAGTTGGGAGTAAGAGAAGACCCAATGCAGTGCTAGAACAGTAAATATTACACTGGTTCCTGCACTGCTCTGAAGGTAGGAGTAAGGAAGAGTAGGCCCTTATAGTCCTCGGGTCCCTGAGGTTGGGGGTTGTGGGTGCTATTGCTATGCCAGTGCTGCCGGCACTTGAGTATGGACAGTGTAAGGCTCTGTTTACACTAGGTACATCTGTACTTCATAGAGTGGGCAGTCATGGGCACATGAAGGGTAGAACTAATCCATGCTTTGCTATGGACCCCTTCACACATGTCCATCTTCACCTTCTTCAACTTTGTACATTGCGCTTACATGACATAGAAACCCAACCAACACAATTTTGGGGGTTTTTCCTTGGAGAAGAAATATTGCTGTTTATGTATAGAATGTCTTGCATCTTCTCTAAAGTGCAGGAGACACTGCCTACCCTAAAAGTGTGAGGAGTACCTTACAGTTAGAAGGTAAGAGCAGGGTTATGCCAGTATCACTGGTTACACAACAGATGAAGCTAAAAACTACCATGCCAGAATTTTAGCATCTCAACATAACCTACCCTCATGACTTCAACCTCTGTCAATTTCAGCTACCGAGGGTTACATAATTTACGCTAGAAGGAAAATACTTAAGAATAATTTTGATCCTTATGTGGAGTgatgacatttaaaaaaagttattttctgCAGCTAGTCAACCTATTGGTGTTTTTCTCTGTTTCAAACAGCATAATAAAACATTTTGGGAAGAAAATGCAACCTAATAATCCAGCACTGGATGACAATATGGCAAATATCTCCACAGCCACCATGTATTTCCCTCTGGTGCTCAGATAGGccgggatcatggcaatccagacactgcagaacaccagcatgctgaacgtgatgtaCTTGGCCTCATTAAAGCCGTCCGGTAATGTCCTCACCATGAAAGCCAGAAGAAAACTCACAGCTGCCAGAAACCCCATATAACCCAACACAGAGTAGAAGccaatcactgacccctcattacACTGAATGATGATCTTCCCAGGGGAAGAGAATGTGTCATACTCCTTATAGGGAGGAGACACGGACAGCCAAATAACGCAAATCACAACTTGGACAGAAGAACAGGTGAAGACCAAGGCATTGGATAGTTTTATAGTGACCAGGTTTCTCCAATAACTTCCAGGTTTGGTTGCTTTGAAGGCAAGGCAGACGGTGACAGTCTTGGCAAGAACACAAGAGACCGAAATGGAGAAGAAGACCCCAAATGACACCTGCCTCAGCATGCAGGTTATATCCACAGGACGTCCGaggaacaagaagacacagaggaagcTCAGCAGGATGGAGGTCAGGAGAATGAAGCTCACAGTCCGGTTATTGGCCTTCACAACTGGAGTATACCAGTAATAAATAAAGATTACTAAACTAAAAATTGTCATGCCTGAAAATATGAGAGACATCAATGAAAATATTAAGGCCAAAACATCATTTTCATAGGAAAGAAAATCATAAGCTTTGAGGATACATTTCACCTTCTTCTCATCAGGCCACTCTTCACTGGGACACGTGAAGCAGCCTTCACTGTCTGCAATAAACAGAAAAGGACTAAGGAGGTAAGAAAACTGCTTgcagaaaaataaataattaaaggaatacttttaATCAGAGTATGGCATCAAGTCAATGAAACGTCTGGATATTGATCTGGTCAGTTAAGCAGCAGAGGGGGTTGTTAATAAGTTTCAGGTGCTTTGGTGTTAATGAAATTAATATCAGGCATATTATAGAAGCAACAATAAGATGACCACCAAAACGCGAATGGTTTACCAGGTGGAGACCActgacatttttttcttcttatcttTTCCAACTGTTTATTGCATTTGACTATGGTAAGTGTCACTCCAGGTAGCATGAGGCATAACCTGGAGCCTACAGAGGTTGCACAGGTAGTCCAACTCATCATCAACTCATCCAGGATGGTACCTTAATTAATGTAAACCATTGTGCCTCCCAGCACAGTCACAAGGTTGTGGAGGAGAATCCGGGAAATACTCTAGGAAAGCTGGGCAGGACTATACAAGGTCCTTAATCTAGCCCGTTTCTTATTGACATCATAACACCAGTGTGTTAATGTGTCTGATAAAAAAATCAGAAACAGACTTCATGAGGGTAGCTTGAGAGCCTGACATCCTCTAGTGCAGTGTTctacaaccctgtcctcaggcctaccaacagtgcatgttttgtggaaatccagaaaggcagttaatcagctctactaAGACACTTATTACCTCACCtgtaaatgtttgtggttttctgcaaaacctgtactgttggtgggccttgaggacagggttggggaactatgctcTAGTGGACCCCGTGCTCACTTGATTGCCTGTGGAGCTTGATTTACATTTTCCATAGGATTCCAGAAGTGGCAGGTCTTTCACTGGCAATCTGTGCTTTTCACAGATGAGAGCAGGTTCACCCTGAGAACATGTGGCAGACGTGGAAGAGTGGGGAGAAGCTGTGGATAATGTTACCTGAAACTAGAGGCCTGCATCAGGTCGGGTACTCGCGGGTATCCGCAGGATACCCAACCCAAATTGTGGGTTGGGTTCAGGTACCCATTTTGATTCTAATAGGGTTGTGGGTCGGGTTGCGAGTAGCGTCCTGTGGGTGCGGGTCGGGTCGCAGGTAGTGAAAGCAACCAAGCCTGAGATAATTTAGTCATAATTTAGTCCAAAGTAAAAATTAAAGGTTATATATAAAAATAGGTTTAACTTACTTTACATCCTTCCAGTGAGATTActattgtatattttataataaaatggaaaaagCGGGTCGCATGTCGGGAGgcctgcgggtcgggtgcgggtaccagattcaccaaaaACGTGGGTTGCGGTTCGGGAGCGGGTAGTGAGGCTACAggtgcgggtctgaaaaattatACCCAGGCAGGCCTCTACCTGAAACAGCATGGCTGTTTTGGTGGTGAGTCAGCGATGGTCTGTAATGATGAACGTAATCAGttcattacgattacgcaaaattttgcatacaatTTTGCAATTATGTCTacacgtaattacaaattgtaattcaatttattttgtataatcattcgtaatgtaattattttaaatgttaaatttagcgtaattttgtgccgagtttagcagtgaatagcaacgtCCGCATGcacgctattgtcaccaaaagtgCTACCGATGTTAAAGCAAATAGTGAGTACAAGTAAaggtttttgttttcaaaagaccttgtattttttaagaaaatcgattttaaaaatgcaaagaaaattatTTATGACAACTTACTGACAAGAAAACaacaaggtttttttgaaaaaaaatgtttttgaattgTACTCactactcttaaagaggaactgaaataTTGAtttcaataataaaaataaacataccagcagCTTCTATTTTTTAAGCTGAACATGTCCGTTTAATTAGTGCCGCTCCCTGCCGCCACGATCACtgcatttttctcttttttttttcttttccaggaTTCAGGCAAGATGGCCGCAGTGCCT contains:
- the LOC137552543 gene encoding vomeronasal type-2 receptor 26-like, which produces MNIPPPDHSEGCFTCPSEEWPDEKKVKCMTIFSLVIFIYYWYTPVVKANNRTVSFILLTSILLSFLCVFLFLGRPVDITCMLRQVSFGVFFSISVSCVLAKTVTVCLAFKATKPGSYWRNLVTIKLSNALVFTCSSVQVVICVIWLSVSPPYKEYDTFSSPGKIIIQCNEGSVIGFYSVLGYMGFLAAVSFLLAFMVRTLPDGFNEAKYITFSMLVFCSVWIAMIPAYLSTRGKYMVAVEIFAILSSSAGLLGCIFFPKCFIMLFETEKNTNRLTSCRK